One window from the genome of Bacteroidia bacterium encodes:
- the mqnE gene encoding aminofutalosine synthase MqnE: protein MTSSIILKSAVDSELKAIAQKVINDERITPEEGIKLYETGTLGFLGSLATLVRTRKNKNFTYFNKNIHIEPTNVCVFSCKFCSYSKDYKHREDGWELTIEEMLEKVRSYPQGSITEVHVVGGVHPKMDLHYFAGLLKEIKNINPLLHIKAFTAVELEYMFRKAKMTNSEGLQYLKEHGLDSIPGGGAEIFDEEIRNKICADKCTADQWLSIHQAAHQLNIPSNATMLYGHYEDYSHRIDHMYRLRNLQDKTNGFQTFIPLKFRNKDNEMSHLEETTQIEDLKNYAVARIFLDNFQHVKAYWPMIGRATAQLSQNFGVDDMDGTIDDSTRIYTMAGSEEQNPTLSTQELVDLISQNGFVAVERDTLYNHLRVYENASVAN, encoded by the coding sequence TCTGAGTTGAAAGCCATTGCACAGAAAGTAATTAATGACGAGAGAATTACCCCGGAAGAAGGAATAAAACTTTACGAAACGGGTACCCTTGGCTTTTTAGGGAGTTTGGCAACCTTGGTAAGAACCCGCAAGAATAAAAATTTCACCTACTTCAATAAGAATATTCATATTGAACCAACAAACGTTTGTGTTTTTTCATGCAAATTTTGCAGCTATAGTAAAGACTACAAACACCGTGAAGACGGCTGGGAACTTACCATTGAAGAAATGCTGGAGAAAGTAAGGTCTTATCCGCAAGGATCAATTACAGAAGTGCATGTTGTAGGTGGAGTGCATCCTAAAATGGATTTACATTATTTTGCAGGTTTACTAAAAGAAATTAAAAACATCAATCCTTTACTTCACATTAAAGCATTTACAGCTGTTGAATTGGAATACATGTTTCGCAAGGCTAAAATGACAAATTCGGAAGGGCTGCAATATCTAAAAGAGCATGGATTAGATAGTATTCCCGGTGGTGGTGCTGAAATATTTGATGAGGAAATTCGTAATAAAATCTGTGCTGATAAATGTACTGCTGATCAATGGTTGAGTATTCATCAGGCAGCACATCAATTAAACATACCTTCCAATGCAACGATGTTATATGGCCATTATGAAGACTATTCACACCGCATTGACCATATGTACAGATTAAGAAACCTTCAGGATAAGACTAATGGATTTCAGACTTTTATTCCATTAAAATTCAGAAATAAAGACAATGAAATGAGTCATTTGGAGGAAACTACTCAGATAGAAGATTTAAAAAATTATGCTGTTGCTCGTATTTTTTTAGATAATTTTCAGCATGTAAAAGCCTATTGGCCTATGATAGGCAGAGCCACGGCACAGCTATCACAAAATTTTGGTGTTGACGACATGGATGGTACAATTGATGACTCCACACGCATATACACTATGGCCGGTTCCGAAGAACAAAATCCAACTTTATCCACTCAGGAATTAGTGGATTTAATTTCGCAGAATGGTTTTGTAGCTGTTGAACGTGATACACTGTACAATCATTTGAGGGTTTATGAAAATGCTTCGGTAGCTAATTGA